From one Nematostella vectensis chromosome 7, jaNemVect1.1, whole genome shotgun sequence genomic stretch:
- the LOC116615426 gene encoding bublin coiled-coil protein: protein MADGKEELTNGDLSSDLYQKTDLNISEEDYEALDDKLDQLNTCLDKLENWNDSLNSRMREFLEDMQKSRQSQTGEASESNKGNNEQDK from the exons atggcggacgggAAGGAAGAGTTGACGAATGGAGACCTTTCCAGCGATTTGTATCAAAAGACGGATCTTAACATCAGCGAGGAAG ATTATGAGGCGCTGGACGATAAATTGGATCAACTGAACACCTGTTTGGACAAGCTAGAGAACTGGAATGACTCACTCAACTCGAGGATGAGGGAATTTTTGGAGGACATGCAGAAATCGAGGCAAAGTCAAACTGGAGAAGCGAGTGAAAGCAATAAAGGGAACAATGAGCAAGATAAATAG